From one Perca flavescens isolate YP-PL-M2 chromosome 4, PFLA_1.0, whole genome shotgun sequence genomic stretch:
- the dusp7 gene encoding dual specificity protein phosphatase 7, with product MKINHVWSGSVIVTLMMSSKSVEWLQEELESGAGSLLLLDCRAHELYESSHVESAINLAIPGLMLRRLKKGNLPIRSIIPNNEDKEKFVKRCKTDVVVLYDEATSERQESGMGSSVLGLLLQKLRDDGCKAFYLEGGFNKFQSEYPEHCETNLDCSCPSSSPPASVLGLGGLRISSDCSDGESDREPGSATESEGSPLPNNQPAFPVQILPYLYLGCAKDSANLDVLSKYNIKYILNVTPNLPNMFEHEGDFKYKQIPISDHWSQNLSQFFPEAISFIDEARSKKCGILVHCLAGISRSVTVTVAYLMQKLNLSLNDAYDFVKRKKSNISPNFNFMGQLLDFERTLGLNSPCDNHSSPTHDQLFFTTPTNHNVFQLDTLEST from the exons ATGAAAATTAATCATGTGTGGAGCGGCTCTGTGATCGTGACTTTGATGATGTCGAGTAAGAGCGTGGAGTGGCTGCAGGAGGAGCTGGAGTCCGGGGccggctctctgctgctgctggactgCAGAGCCCATGAGCTGTACGAGTCCTCGCACGTCGAGTCGGCCATCAACTTGGCCATCCCGGGCCTCATGCTCCGGAGGTTGAAGAAGGGCAACCTCCCGATCCGCTCCATCATCCCCAACAACGAGGACAAGGAGAAATTTGTCAAGCGGTGCAAGACGGACGTGGTGGTTCTTTACGACGAGGCGACCTCGGAGCGGCAGGAGTCCGGGATGGGGAGCTCCGTGCTGGGGCTGCTGCTGCAGAAACTGCGGGACGACGGGTGCAAGGCTTTCTACCTGGAGG GGGGCTTCAACAAGTTCCAGTCGGAGTACCCCGAGCACTGCGAGACAAATTTGGACTGCTCGTGTCCCAGCAGCTCCCCACCAGCCTCCGTCCTCGGTCTGGGAGGACTCCGCATCAGCTCTGACTGCTCAGACGGGGAATCTGACCGCGAGCCAGGCAGCGCCACAGAGTCAGAGGGCAGCCCGCTGCCCAACAACCAGCCAGCGTTTCCGGTCCAGATCCTGCCGTACCTTTACCTGGGCTGTGCCAAAGACTCCGCCAACCTGGATGTGCTCAGCAAGTACAACATCAAGTACATCCTCAACGTTACACCCAACCTGCCCAACATGTTTGAACATGAAGGGGACTTCAAGTACAAACAGATCCCCATCTCTGATCACTGGAGCCAGAACCTCTCTCAGTTTTTCCCCGAGGCCATTTCATTCATTG ACGAGGCACGCTCAAAGAAGTGCGGCATCCTGGTGCATTGTCTGGCCGGGATCAGCCGCTCGGTGACTGTCACAGTGGCCTACCTGATGCAGAAGCTCAACCTGTCGCTCAACGATGCGTACGATTTCGTCAAGCGGAAAAAGTCGAACATTTCCCCAAACTTCAACTTCATGGGCCAGCTCCTGGACTTTGAGCGGACGCTGGGCCTCAACAGCCCCTGCGATAACCACTCTTCCCCGACGCACGACCAGCTCTTCTTCACCACCCCCACCAATCACAATGTGTTTCAACTGGACACGCTGGAGTCCACATGA